The proteins below are encoded in one region of Polycladomyces subterraneus:
- a CDS encoding PTS galactitol transporter subunit IIC: protein MEVLKNAIHFVLDLGAPVFVPLIMIIVGLIVRMKFRDAFSSALTLGLAFIGMNMVVGFMMDSISPAAQEFVKNSGINLNAIDGGWTPMSTLAWAWPLAFLMFPIQIIINLIMLALKQTNTLNVDLWNVWGKIFTAVLVIGVSGNIPLAFLIAAIQVVLELKMGDVNQKQIQKLTQIPGVTCTHGMTLFNVFLYPINRLLDYIPFLNKHIDANWLKQKIGIFAENHVMGFIIGVLIGTFAQYPPQKILILGVQGAAALTLFPMVARLFMEALAPLSDSISEFMKQKYSDRQLYIGLDWPFMAGCNELWVAMIIWVPITLLWAVILPGNNILPFGGIINLSLAVPALIVTGGNLLRMIVLGVLTTPVFLYVATFFAPAITNLAKDTHVINVKDGQFLSWSSIELPDFRYIFAQASNIVHGEFLGLALAIGWLGLFYWYYKGMQKRADQLSTELEGTSHHMSL from the coding sequence ATGGAAGTACTCAAAAACGCGATTCATTTTGTATTGGACCTTGGTGCCCCTGTCTTCGTTCCATTGATTATGATCATCGTGGGTTTGATCGTCCGCATGAAATTTAGAGATGCCTTTTCATCTGCGCTGACCCTGGGATTGGCTTTCATCGGAATGAACATGGTCGTCGGTTTCATGATGGATTCCATCAGTCCGGCGGCACAAGAGTTTGTCAAGAACAGCGGCATCAACTTGAATGCGATTGATGGGGGCTGGACCCCCATGTCCACTCTCGCATGGGCATGGCCGCTGGCTTTCCTGATGTTTCCTATTCAGATTATAATCAATCTCATCATGTTGGCGTTGAAACAAACAAATACACTCAACGTGGATTTGTGGAACGTGTGGGGGAAGATTTTTACCGCGGTTCTCGTGATCGGGGTGTCCGGTAATATTCCGCTGGCTTTTTTGATCGCAGCCATTCAGGTGGTGCTTGAACTGAAAATGGGAGATGTCAACCAGAAGCAAATCCAAAAATTGACACAAATCCCTGGCGTCACTTGTACCCATGGGATGACCCTTTTCAATGTATTTCTGTATCCCATTAACCGCCTGCTGGATTATATTCCGTTCTTAAATAAACACATCGACGCCAACTGGCTCAAACAAAAGATCGGAATATTCGCAGAAAATCATGTGATGGGGTTCATCATTGGAGTCCTGATCGGGACTTTTGCCCAGTATCCGCCGCAAAAAATTCTCATCCTGGGGGTGCAAGGGGCAGCTGCCTTGACCCTGTTTCCCATGGTTGCCCGCTTGTTCATGGAAGCACTTGCTCCACTGTCAGATTCCATCTCTGAATTTATGAAGCAAAAGTACTCCGATCGTCAACTCTACATCGGGTTGGATTGGCCGTTTATGGCAGGTTGCAATGAATTATGGGTGGCTATGATCATTTGGGTACCCATTACTTTGTTATGGGCAGTCATCCTTCCCGGAAACAACATTCTACCCTTTGGAGGGATCATCAACCTCTCGCTGGCTGTACCAGCCCTCATTGTGACCGGTGGAAATCTACTGCGTATGATCGTGCTTGGCGTACTGACGACACCGGTTTTCCTGTATGTAGCAACTTTCTTTGCTCCCGCAATCACCAACCTGGCGAAGGATACCCATGTGATCAATGTGAAAGATGGCCAGTTTTTATCGTGGAGTTCTATTGAATTGCCCGACTTTCGTTATATATTCGCTCAAGCATCCAACATCGTTCACGGGGAGTTCCTGGGTTTGGCTTTGGCCATTGGATGGTTGGGGCTGTTCTACTGGTATTACAAGGGTATGCAAAAGCGCGCGGATCAGCTTTCGACGGAGCTCGAGGGAACGAGTCATCACATGTCTTTATGA
- a CDS encoding PTS sugar transporter subunit IIB: MKRVIVACGSGVATSQMVASKLKNLLQKRGIPAQVDAVDIKSLDRHIKNCDVYVSITKPDKDYPVTVCSGIPFLTGVGMDAELEKIIQALK; this comes from the coding sequence ATGAAAAGAGTGATTGTAGCGTGTGGCTCTGGCGTGGCGACGAGTCAAATGGTCGCATCCAAACTCAAAAATCTGTTACAGAAACGAGGGATACCGGCGCAGGTAGATGCCGTAGATATCAAATCCCTGGATCGACACATCAAAAACTGTGACGTGTATGTATCGATTACGAAGCCAGACAAGGATTATCCCGTTACCGTCTGCAGCGGAATTCCTTTTCTAACGGGTGTTGGTATGGATGCAGAGCTTGAAAAGATCATCCAGGCATTGAAATAA
- a CDS encoding PTS sugar transporter subunit IIA gives MGTIFSHFFHRELIFTDVVYADREDLLEKLSRYLCEKGFVKETFREAILERERKYPTGLRILPYHVAIPHTDPEHIKTPFIAMVRPKQSIEFVEMATHDQVVDARLVFVLGLKQSAEQVDLLQSLVDLFMKQQVMDQLLKEHDVEIIMSLLEKNLSAKGLSV, from the coding sequence GTGGGTACGATTTTTAGTCACTTTTTTCATAGAGAATTGATTTTCACCGATGTGGTTTATGCTGACCGAGAGGATCTGCTGGAGAAGCTTTCCCGCTATTTGTGCGAAAAAGGGTTTGTCAAAGAGACTTTTCGAGAAGCCATTCTGGAAAGGGAAAGAAAATATCCTACCGGGTTGCGTATCCTTCCATACCATGTGGCGATTCCGCATACAGACCCGGAACACATCAAAACACCCTTTATCGCGATGGTTCGCCCCAAACAATCGATTGAGTTTGTTGAAATGGCCACTCACGATCAAGTGGTAGATGCCCGACTCGTCTTTGTACTCGGTTTGAAACAATCTGCAGAGCAAGTGGATCTGCTGCAAAGCCTGGTTGACCTGTTCATGAAACAACAGGTGATGGATCAATTGCTAAAGGAACATGATGTCGAGATCATCATGAGTTTGTTGGAAAAAAATCTCTCTGCAAAGGGGTTGAGTGTATGA
- a CDS encoding BglG family transcription antiterminator, with protein sequence MILDDRSTKLLKEILMSPGIKISELQRKFSLTRQQTNYSLKKINDWLSANHLPVIQKNGQSGVMVDPIVSQSFPELMAASSMIDYVPSEKERCKLILLMLLGRRSEISLFHLSSALKVSRNTVLLDLKNIKEILKGGDLHLVYTRRDGYDLHGREMEKRKWLIKLVREVLQMPNGKAWLISVMELASDEVTLIQQRIEQTEKHLQVRFTDEMLEELPYIFALLIRRIKRGQILQRHELDHQEIQVTREYQIAKELFGQDDWSEPDLLFIALQLLSSNLLSAAPTEDEQTARLMEAIDQMLQTFEKLACITFHEKKHLMRRLLFHLRPAYYRIKYGFLFDNPLLDVVVKEHGELHHLVKKSLHSFKALLKKDIPESECAYITMLIGGWLQKQGDALSERWKALVVCPNGISVSELLLETLRELFPEFIFLDAISVREFADYELHYDLVFSTVFLNTDKKWFLVKPLLSAEEKRRLRLRVSQELLGFNPMQIDLEQLIGVIQQHAAIENKSALKTSLKRYFQVKSSPYIIEDRNRKKPDLADLLTSETILIHKGVSTWQDAIHLASTPLINMGSIDPGYVDAMIRMYDPSQPYIVIAPRVALPHARPEDGVSRLTMSMLCMEEGVEFAKGLTVNVVIVIAAVDRKQHLKALMQLNQLVSDPVNVTQIIQAGNKESILHLVEKYSKLSEVS encoded by the coding sequence ATGATACTTGATGACCGCAGCACTAAGCTCCTCAAAGAAATCCTGATGTCACCAGGAATCAAAATTTCTGAATTGCAGAGAAAATTTTCTTTGACTCGGCAGCAGACGAATTACAGTCTCAAAAAGATCAATGATTGGCTCTCGGCAAATCATCTCCCCGTGATTCAAAAAAACGGTCAATCGGGGGTGATGGTCGATCCCATCGTCAGCCAATCGTTTCCGGAGCTTATGGCTGCATCAAGTATGATCGATTATGTTCCCTCTGAAAAGGAGCGGTGCAAACTCATTTTGCTGATGCTGCTCGGTCGACGGAGCGAAATCTCCCTTTTCCACTTATCCAGCGCCCTCAAGGTGAGTCGCAACACGGTATTGCTTGATCTGAAAAATATCAAGGAAATATTGAAGGGGGGAGATTTACATTTGGTATATACCCGGCGTGACGGGTATGATCTTCATGGCCGGGAAATGGAAAAACGAAAATGGCTGATCAAACTGGTACGGGAAGTTTTGCAGATGCCCAACGGGAAAGCGTGGTTAATCTCCGTGATGGAGCTGGCATCAGATGAAGTAACGCTCATTCAACAAAGAATTGAACAAACGGAAAAACATCTGCAAGTACGGTTCACCGATGAAATGCTGGAGGAATTGCCTTATATCTTTGCCCTTCTAATCAGAAGGATCAAACGAGGTCAGATTCTTCAACGCCATGAGCTCGATCATCAGGAGATTCAAGTGACACGGGAATATCAGATTGCCAAAGAGCTGTTCGGTCAGGATGATTGGAGCGAACCCGACCTCCTTTTTATCGCGTTGCAACTGTTGTCTTCCAATCTACTGTCGGCCGCTCCCACCGAGGATGAACAAACGGCTCGTTTGATGGAAGCGATTGATCAGATGCTGCAAACGTTTGAGAAATTGGCCTGTATCACTTTTCACGAAAAGAAACATTTGATGCGGCGGCTGTTATTTCACTTGCGGCCGGCCTACTATCGAATCAAATACGGCTTCCTCTTCGACAATCCGCTGTTGGATGTCGTTGTGAAAGAACATGGCGAGTTGCATCATTTGGTCAAGAAATCGCTCCATTCATTCAAAGCGCTGCTGAAAAAAGATATACCGGAAAGTGAATGCGCTTACATTACCATGCTGATCGGAGGTTGGTTACAGAAACAGGGGGATGCACTATCGGAAAGATGGAAAGCACTTGTGGTGTGTCCAAATGGGATATCCGTTTCCGAGTTATTGCTGGAAACACTGCGTGAATTGTTTCCCGAGTTTATATTCCTGGATGCCATTTCTGTTCGGGAATTTGCCGACTACGAACTGCATTACGACCTGGTATTTTCCACGGTGTTTCTAAATACGGACAAGAAATGGTTTCTAGTCAAACCGCTGCTCTCGGCTGAGGAAAAACGCCGTTTGAGATTGCGTGTCTCGCAAGAATTGTTGGGATTCAACCCGATGCAAATCGATCTGGAACAATTGATCGGGGTGATTCAACAACATGCTGCGATTGAGAACAAATCAGCGTTGAAAACTTCGCTCAAACGCTACTTTCAGGTAAAATCATCCCCCTATATCATTGAGGATCGAAACAGGAAAAAACCCGATTTGGCTGATCTGTTGACCAGCGAGACCATCTTGATACACAAAGGGGTTTCTACTTGGCAAGATGCCATTCATCTGGCTTCGACACCCTTGATCAACATGGGCTCGATCGATCCCGGTTACGTTGACGCCATGATTCGCATGTACGACCCATCCCAACCCTATATCGTAATTGCGCCCAGGGTTGCCCTTCCCCATGCCAGACCGGAAGACGGGGTTTCCCGATTAACGATGAGCATGTTGTGCATGGAAGAAGGGGTGGAATTTGCCAAAGGGTTGACAGTAAATGTAGTGATCGTGATTGCAGCAGTTGATCGGAAACAGCATCTCAAAGCGCTCATGCAGTTGAATCAACTCGTGTCGGATCCGGTGAATGTAACTCAAATCATACAAGCTGGAAATAAAGAGAGCATCCTACATTTGGTTGAAAAATATTCGAAACTAAGCGAAGTCAGCTAA
- the yajC gene encoding preprotein translocase subunit YajC: MGGWLFKTNQGGTTVNNAFLVQIAPLILMFAIFYFLLIRPQQKRQRERNAMLAALKRGDKVVTIGGLHGTITDLTDDRVTLKVSDNTRLVFERSAINAVLNKTEEKKEEKKEEKEEEKKD; the protein is encoded by the coding sequence ATGGGCGGCTGGCTTTTCAAAACAAATCAAGGAGGAACAACAGTGAACAACGCGTTTTTGGTACAAATCGCACCGCTGATCCTGATGTTTGCTATCTTCTATTTCCTGTTGATCCGCCCGCAGCAAAAGCGGCAACGGGAGCGCAACGCCATGCTGGCTGCGTTGAAACGGGGTGACAAGGTCGTCACCATCGGCGGATTGCACGGAACGATCACTGATCTAACCGATGACCGCGTCACTCTGAAAGTGAGCGACAACACCCGGCTGGTGTTTGAACGATCCGCGATCAATGCGGTCTTGAACAAAACGGAAGAAAAGAAGGAAGAGAAAAAGGAAGAGAAAGAAGAAGAGAAGAAGGATTGA
- the tgt gene encoding tRNA guanosine(34) transglycosylase Tgt yields MAVKYELIKVCKQSGARLGRLHTPHGTIDTPVFMPVGTQATVKAMSPEELKEMGAGIILGNTYHLFLRPGHAIVREAGGLHGFMNWDRAILTDSGGFQVFSLSDLREITDEGVSFRSHLSGEKLFISPEKSIEIQNALGADIIMAFDECPPYPADREYVRASTERTARWAERCLEAHQRPDEQALFGIVQGGMYRDLREESARQLTALDFPGYAVGGLSVGEPKELMYEVLEYTTPLLPANKPRYLMGVGSPDALIEGVIRGIDMFDCVLPTRIARNGTTMTSQGRIVIRNAKYARDFTPLDPECDCYTCRNYTRAYLRHLIKADEIFGLRLTTYHNLYFLLNLMNQVRQAIAEDRLLDFRDAFFEKYYGANQGRGF; encoded by the coding sequence TTGGCCGTCAAATATGAACTGATCAAAGTATGTAAGCAATCGGGAGCCCGATTGGGCCGTTTACATACCCCGCATGGCACCATCGACACACCCGTATTCATGCCTGTCGGTACCCAGGCCACCGTCAAGGCGATGAGCCCGGAGGAATTGAAAGAGATGGGCGCTGGTATCATTCTCGGCAACACCTACCATCTTTTTCTCCGCCCGGGTCATGCCATCGTCCGGGAAGCGGGCGGCCTGCACGGATTTATGAACTGGGACCGCGCCATCCTCACCGATAGCGGTGGGTTTCAGGTGTTCAGCTTGAGCGATCTGAGGGAAATCACCGATGAGGGCGTCTCTTTCCGATCACATCTGAGCGGGGAAAAATTGTTCATCAGTCCCGAGAAATCCATCGAAATCCAAAATGCGCTCGGTGCGGATATCATCATGGCGTTTGACGAATGCCCACCCTATCCGGCTGACAGGGAATATGTCCGGGCGTCGACCGAACGAACGGCCCGTTGGGCTGAACGGTGTCTCGAAGCGCATCAGCGTCCGGATGAGCAAGCGTTATTCGGCATTGTGCAAGGCGGAATGTACCGGGATCTCCGGGAAGAGAGCGCACGCCAGTTGACCGCTCTCGATTTTCCGGGATATGCGGTGGGGGGATTGAGCGTCGGTGAACCCAAAGAACTGATGTACGAAGTGTTGGAGTACACCACTCCCCTGTTGCCGGCAAACAAGCCGCGGTATCTGATGGGGGTGGGTTCACCTGATGCCCTCATCGAAGGAGTCATCCGAGGGATCGACATGTTCGATTGTGTCTTGCCGACGAGAATCGCCCGCAACGGCACGACGATGACGAGCCAGGGACGGATCGTGATACGCAATGCCAAATATGCCCGCGATTTTACTCCCCTTGATCCCGAATGCGATTGCTATACGTGTCGCAACTACACACGGGCGTATCTGCGTCATTTGATCAAGGCGGATGAAATCTTCGGGTTGCGCTTGACGACGTATCACAACCTGTACTTCTTGCTCAACCTGATGAATCAGGTGCGTCAGGCGATTGCAGAAGATCGGTTGTTGGATTTCCGCGACGCATTCTTTGAGAAATATTATGGTGCCAATCAAGGGCGCGGTTTTTGA
- the queA gene encoding tRNA preQ1(34) S-adenosylmethionine ribosyltransferase-isomerase QueA, with amino-acid sequence MDVSMFDFDLPEELIAQKPIPERSASRLMVLHRETGKVEHKRFPDLLDYLQSSDVLVLNDTRVRPSRLIGVKEETGAKIELLLLKPLGNDRWEALVKPAKRVKQGTVITFGDGRLTAVCEGESEVAGGRLFRLQYESDDVEALLEELGQMPLPPYIREQLDDPERYQTVFSRVVGSAAAPTAGLHFTPALLERIEEKGVRIVYITLHVGLGTFRPVTAEKVEDHQMHAEYYEVSEETAKIIRQAKAEGGRVFAVGTTTVRTLETVASRFGEIRAASGWTDIFIYPGFRFRAVDAMVTNFHLPKSTLIMLVSAFASREQVLAAYREAVRERYRFFSFGDAMLIV; translated from the coding sequence ATGGATGTATCGATGTTTGATTTTGATTTGCCGGAGGAGCTGATCGCACAGAAACCCATCCCGGAGCGATCCGCGTCCCGGCTGATGGTGTTGCATCGTGAGACGGGGAAAGTGGAACACAAACGTTTTCCCGATCTGTTGGACTACTTGCAGTCCAGTGACGTGCTGGTGCTGAACGACACCCGCGTTCGCCCTTCCCGTTTGATTGGTGTCAAGGAGGAAACGGGTGCGAAAATTGAATTGCTGTTGTTGAAACCATTGGGGAATGACCGTTGGGAAGCGCTGGTGAAACCGGCGAAGCGGGTTAAGCAGGGAACCGTGATCACTTTTGGCGATGGTCGACTGACCGCAGTCTGCGAAGGGGAGTCCGAGGTAGCCGGTGGTCGTCTCTTTCGTCTCCAATATGAGTCGGATGATGTGGAAGCGCTGTTGGAAGAGCTGGGACAGATGCCGTTGCCGCCTTACATTCGCGAGCAATTGGACGACCCCGAGCGGTATCAGACCGTCTTTTCGCGAGTGGTGGGCTCAGCGGCCGCGCCGACGGCGGGATTACACTTCACGCCCGCGTTGTTGGAGCGCATCGAGGAAAAAGGCGTTCGCATTGTTTATATCACCCTGCACGTCGGTTTGGGTACGTTTCGGCCGGTCACGGCGGAAAAGGTGGAAGACCATCAGATGCATGCCGAATATTACGAGGTGAGTGAGGAAACCGCAAAAATCATCCGTCAGGCCAAGGCCGAGGGTGGGCGCGTTTTTGCCGTGGGCACCACCACCGTACGCACATTGGAGACGGTTGCTTCCCGGTTCGGCGAAATCCGGGCGGCAAGCGGGTGGACCGACATCTTTATCTACCCCGGATTTCGTTTTCGCGCAGTGGATGCGATGGTCACCAATTTTCATCTGCCCAAATCGACACTGATCATGCTGGTCAGTGCGTTCGCATCTCGGGAGCAGGTGCTTGCAGCCTACCGCGAGGCAGTTCGGGAACGTTACCGATTTTTCAGTTTTGGTGATGCGATGTTGATTGTGTGA
- a CDS encoding DUF2905 domain-containing protein codes for MNPFAKTLIVLGIVLVVIGLLWQLGGRFFPFGRLPGDIVVEKENVRFYFPIVSSIVLSVLLSLILYLVRLFR; via the coding sequence ATGAACCCATTTGCCAAAACTCTAATCGTTTTGGGGATTGTGTTGGTGGTGATCGGCCTGCTGTGGCAGCTCGGTGGGCGTTTTTTCCCGTTCGGCCGACTACCCGGGGACATCGTCGTCGAGAAAGAGAATGTACGGTTCTATTTTCCGATCGTCTCCAGTATCGTACTCTCTGTATTATTGTCCCTGATTCTCTACTTGGTGCGCCTGTTCCGTTGA
- the ruvB gene encoding Holliday junction branch migration DNA helicase RuvB — protein sequence MEERIISAHLAEEDATVEFSLRPRYLSEYIGQTRVKENLKVYIEAAKMRGEALDHVLLYGPPGLGKTTLSHIIANELGVQIRATSGPAIERPGDLAAILTNLQPGDLLFIDEIHRLNRSVEEVLYPAMEDFALDIVIGKGPSARSVRLDLPPFTLVGATTRAGSLSSPLRDRFGVVSRLEYYTEDELTLIVQRAADLLGVAIREEGAVEIARRARGTPRVANRLLKRVRDFVQVQGDGVITGEAARDALDRIQVDKMGLDQIDHKLLLSIIENFRGGPVGLETIAATIGEEAHTVEDVYEPYLMQIGFLQRTPRGRVVTPKCYEHFGLEVPT from the coding sequence GTGGAGGAACGGATCATTTCCGCTCATCTAGCGGAAGAGGATGCGACGGTGGAGTTCAGCCTGCGCCCCCGTTATCTGAGCGAATATATCGGTCAGACGCGCGTGAAGGAAAATCTGAAAGTATACATAGAAGCGGCCAAAATGCGGGGGGAGGCCCTGGATCACGTTTTGCTGTACGGCCCCCCCGGATTGGGGAAAACGACACTGTCTCACATCATCGCCAATGAGTTGGGGGTGCAAATCCGGGCCACGTCCGGACCGGCCATCGAGCGGCCGGGGGACTTGGCGGCCATCCTGACCAACCTCCAACCGGGCGATTTGTTGTTTATCGACGAGATTCATCGTTTGAACCGATCCGTGGAGGAAGTCCTGTATCCTGCGATGGAGGACTTCGCACTTGATATCGTGATCGGTAAGGGCCCCAGTGCCCGGTCGGTCAGGTTGGACCTGCCACCGTTTACGCTGGTGGGCGCCACGACGCGAGCAGGTTCGCTTTCCTCCCCTTTGCGGGATCGTTTCGGAGTGGTCAGCCGGTTGGAGTATTATACAGAGGATGAACTCACCCTGATCGTGCAGCGGGCGGCTGATTTGCTCGGGGTTGCCATTCGGGAGGAAGGCGCGGTGGAAATCGCCCGACGGGCCAGAGGCACGCCGCGGGTGGCCAACCGTTTACTGAAACGGGTACGGGACTTCGTTCAAGTACAGGGGGACGGTGTGATCACGGGGGAAGCAGCCCGGGATGCATTGGACCGGATTCAGGTGGACAAAATGGGATTGGACCAGATAGACCACAAATTGTTGTTGTCTATCATCGAAAACTTTCGCGGGGGGCCTGTTGGTCTGGAGACGATCGCGGCCACGATCGGTGAGGAGGCGCACACGGTGGAAGACGTCTACGAACCGTATCTGATGCAGATCGGTTTTCTCCAGCGTACCCCCCGTGGACGTGTGGTCACCCCCAAATGTTACGAGCACTTCGGATTGGAGGTGCCGACATGA
- the ruvA gene encoding Holliday junction branch migration protein RuvA, with protein sequence MIEFLEGTVTYAGADYIAINVSGVGYRVLCGNPYRWEPNVQTRVYTHQVVREDAVTLYGFPTREERDLFRMLLDVSGIGPKAGLSILASGTPRQVVQAIQQENVVFLTKLPGIGKKTAQRLILDLKDKLKKAGWVHALMQQPGDPAEGPAEKPVLSMERAGEAIEALMALGYNEEEAAWAVEEARKQWEDEPELDEWIRRALQLSMKR encoded by the coding sequence TTGATCGAGTTTTTAGAAGGAACCGTCACCTACGCTGGAGCAGATTACATCGCCATCAACGTGTCGGGCGTGGGTTATCGCGTGTTGTGCGGCAATCCCTACCGCTGGGAACCCAATGTGCAGACACGAGTCTACACGCATCAGGTAGTGCGGGAGGATGCTGTCACTCTCTACGGTTTCCCGACCCGGGAAGAGCGGGATTTGTTCCGCATGTTGCTCGATGTGTCTGGGATCGGTCCCAAAGCGGGACTTTCCATATTGGCTTCAGGAACGCCGCGTCAAGTTGTGCAGGCGATCCAGCAGGAGAACGTCGTTTTTTTGACCAAACTCCCCGGGATCGGAAAAAAGACGGCCCAACGATTGATCCTGGATCTGAAAGACAAATTGAAAAAAGCGGGTTGGGTCCACGCGTTGATGCAACAGCCAGGAGATCCGGCAGAAGGACCAGCCGAAAAGCCCGTTTTATCCATGGAGCGTGCGGGTGAGGCGATTGAAGCCCTGATGGCCCTCGGATATAATGAGGAAGAAGCGGCTTGGGCCGTCGAAGAGGCGCGTAAACAGTGGGAGGATGAGCCGGAGCTGGACGAGTGGATCCGGCGGGCGTTGCAACTGTCGATGAAGCGATAG
- the ruvC gene encoding crossover junction endodeoxyribonuclease RuvC → MKIMGIDPGIAIVGYGVLHRQGNRLKAVEYGSIQTEAGLATATRLKQIYDACGELFQKHRPDVVAIEKLFFNRNVTTAFTVGQARGVIMLAAEEAGVPITEYTPLQVKMAVVGYGQAEKRQVQEMVRMLLSLPEIPKPDDVADALAIAICEGHSSMFVNRLRQGGWKR, encoded by the coding sequence GTGAAGATCATGGGCATCGACCCGGGCATCGCCATTGTCGGCTACGGGGTATTGCACCGCCAAGGCAACCGTCTCAAGGCTGTGGAGTACGGCAGTATCCAAACAGAAGCCGGCTTGGCGACAGCGACCCGGTTAAAGCAGATCTACGACGCCTGTGGAGAGTTATTTCAAAAGCATCGTCCGGACGTGGTGGCGATCGAGAAGCTCTTTTTCAACCGCAACGTGACGACTGCCTTCACTGTCGGTCAGGCACGCGGCGTAATTATGTTGGCTGCGGAGGAGGCAGGGGTACCGATTACAGAGTATACGCCGTTACAGGTAAAAATGGCAGTGGTGGGTTACGGACAGGCGGAGAAACGGCAGGTGCAGGAAATGGTGCGCATGCTTTTATCCCTGCCTGAGATACCCAAGCCGGATGATGTGGCAGATGCGCTGGCCATCGCCATCTGTGAGGGACACTCGTCTATGTTCGTGAACCGGTTGAGACAGGGAGGCTGGAAACGTTGA
- a CDS encoding MATE family efflux transporter, translating to MPSGAHKWGQGAMDSRPMWLSLLFFLIPLMLSNTLQSIGGTVSSILLGRGLGEYALAAASAVFPVTFFLISFIIGLGSASSVLIGQAYGSSNTERMKATVGTSLTFAFILGLLAAVIGNLFARELLELIGTPASIIPYSIGYAHVLFTGLPFFFLYINYTTFLRGTGDAKTPFYFLLFSTILTVGLTPVFLFGWGGLPRLGVKGPALAMVVSSIITLIVTIAYLGWKRHPLALDRETIKKLRLDPQIVKLLIKIGLPTGIQMIFVSLSEVAVVTFVNRFGAHATAAYGAVIQVINYVQMPALSLGIASGIFGAQLIGAGKQARLRLLVKSAVMLNYVIGILLTGIVYLFSRSILSWFLTDPATLSVAEELLYITLWSFMIFGNMMILSGVMRSSGTVFWPTLIGIITIWGVEVPVAFLLSHTIGLRGIWMAYPIAFAFGLAAQYTYYRLFWINRQHQRFFDGPEPAEGT from the coding sequence ATGCCGTCCGGTGCCCACAAATGGGGACAGGGTGCGATGGACTCGCGCCCGATGTGGCTGTCCCTGTTGTTCTTCCTCATCCCGCTCATGTTGAGCAACACCTTGCAATCGATCGGCGGGACGGTCAGCTCTATCTTGTTGGGACGCGGTCTTGGTGAATATGCGCTTGCGGCGGCCAGTGCTGTCTTTCCGGTTACGTTTTTCCTGATCTCGTTTATCATCGGACTGGGAAGCGCCAGCTCCGTTTTGATCGGTCAAGCCTACGGAAGTAGCAATACGGAGCGGATGAAAGCAACAGTCGGGACCTCCTTAACTTTCGCCTTTATCCTGGGTCTGCTCGCGGCCGTTATCGGCAATCTGTTCGCCCGCGAATTGCTGGAGCTAATTGGAACACCGGCGTCCATCATTCCGTATTCCATCGGCTACGCCCATGTGTTGTTCACGGGACTCCCGTTTTTCTTCCTGTATATCAACTACACCACATTTTTGCGCGGAACCGGTGATGCCAAAACCCCGTTTTATTTTCTGCTTTTCAGCACCATACTGACCGTCGGTTTAACCCCCGTTTTCCTTTTCGGATGGGGTGGCCTGCCCCGGTTGGGTGTGAAAGGTCCCGCACTGGCCATGGTGGTATCATCCATTATTACACTGATCGTCACCATCGCCTATCTGGGATGGAAACGTCACCCGCTGGCGCTGGATCGGGAGACGATTAAAAAACTGCGACTGGATCCGCAAATCGTCAAACTGCTGATCAAAATCGGCTTGCCAACCGGAATCCAGATGATTTTCGTCTCGTTGTCCGAAGTGGCCGTCGTTACATTTGTCAACCGGTTCGGCGCCCATGCCACCGCCGCTTATGGCGCAGTCATCCAAGTGATCAATTACGTGCAAATGCCCGCGCTGAGCTTGGGGATCGCCTCCGGGATCTTCGGCGCACAACTGATCGGTGCTGGAAAACAGGCCCGACTGCGGCTCCTGGTGAAAAGCGCCGTCATGTTGAATTACGTGATTGGCATTCTGCTGACCGGGATCGTCTATCTGTTCAGCCGCAGCATTTTGTCCTGGTTTTTGACCGATCCCGCAACGCTGTCGGTCGCGGAAGAACTGCTGTATATCACACTGTGGTCGTTCATGATCTTCGGCAACATGATGATCCTCTCGGGTGTGATGCGCTCGAGCGGCACCGTTTTCTGGCCGACACTGATCGGCATTATCACCATCTGGGGAGTCGAGGTGCCGGTTGCTTTTCTGTTGTCTCACACTATCGGTCTGCGTGGGATCTGGATGGCGTACCCCATTGCGTTCGCGTTTGGATTGGCAGCCCAATATACCTACTACCGCCTGTTCTGGATCAACCGCCAACATCAGCGCTTTTTTGACGGGCCGGAACCGGCGGAAGGAACGTGA